Part of the Gemmatimonadaceae bacterium genome is shown below.
CCCGAAGCGTATGTGCCAGGGCTCCGTGGACAGGATTTCCCCGTGCCCGCGTTCGACTCCGATGATGAAGCGCGAGTCGTGGGCCAGGTGAGTGACTGGTCACGCGCGTATCGCATCACGACGATCCTCGGTATCGAACACCGCACACCCGAAGGTCGACAGGTCGCTGCACTCGTGGTGGATCGCGATGGTCGCGTGCGTGGCATGCAGACCAAGAATCAGCTGGACCCCAGCGAGGAGGCTTACTACGTCCCGGGCACGACGCGTCAACTCTTCGAGTCCGACGGCCTGCGCTTCGGTATCGCGATCTGTCACGAAGGCTGGCGGTACCCGGAGACCGTGCGATGGGCGGCAGGACGTGGGGCACAGATCGTTTTCCACCCGCAGATTACCGGGAGCGATCGTGAGGGTCCGGCGCTGACGTCGTTCGGCGCGCCGGGCAATCCGTACTACGAGCAGGCG
Proteins encoded:
- a CDS encoding carbon-nitrogen hydrolase family protein — encoded protein: MRIALASPPLPASIDEALEHVRTFISDAASQGARVVCFPEAYVPGLRGQDFPVPAFDSDDEARVVGQVSDWSRAYRITTILGIEHRTPEGRQVAALVVDRDGRVRGMQTKNQLDPSEEAYYVPGTTRQLFESDGLRFGIAICHEGWRYPETVRWAAGRGAQIVFHPQITGSDREGPALTSFGAPGNPYYEQAMRMRSRENTVYFASVNVGLRYQESATALIAPSGECQAHLPYGRPGLLVAELDLAAATGYLARRFAPERLVEAQ